One segment of Haladaptatus sp. R4 DNA contains the following:
- the cas4 gene encoding CRISPR-associated protein Cas4, producing the protein MTGTLSYSGDEIIDQLVRDEREPHREPVVRITGLMVQYYHVCKRELWFMSKGIDIDRGTPNIRRGTHVDETSYRDKRSSFQVNGRIAIDIVDSGEVMEVKVSSSLEEPPRMQLLYYLWYLDRILDIQREGVLAYPEERSREQISLSESNAIEIEETLRGIIDTVSADTPPELEKKPYCDSCLYQDICWL; encoded by the coding sequence ATGACCGGAACTCTGAGCTACTCTGGCGATGAAATCATCGATCAACTCGTTCGGGACGAACGCGAACCACATCGAGAACCAGTCGTCCGAATCACCGGTCTAATGGTGCAATATTACCACGTCTGCAAACGAGAACTTTGGTTCATGTCCAAAGGGATTGACATCGACCGTGGAACTCCGAATATTCGGCGGGGAACCCACGTAGACGAGACGAGTTATCGAGACAAACGTAGTTCATTCCAAGTGAACGGACGAATTGCAATCGACATAGTAGACAGTGGTGAAGTGATGGAGGTCAAAGTCTCATCGTCACTCGAAGAACCGCCACGAATGCAACTGCTATACTATCTGTGGTATTTAGACCGAATCCTCGATATCCAGCGCGAGGGTGTTCTTGCCTATCCGGAAGAGCGTAGTCGGGAACAGATTTCTCTGTCGGAATCGAATGCAATCGAGATCGAAGAAACGCTTCGCGGAATTATTGACACAGTTTCAGCGGACACGCCACCCGAACTCGAAAAGAAACCGTACTGTGACTCCTGTTTGTACCAAGATATCTGTTGGTTATAA
- a CDS encoding CRISPR-associated endonuclease Cas3'', translated as MNLNDIISRPGEQLDDHLDAVANRIIDLGDFETANSPSEADIAQCLGWLHDFGKVTPGFQGHVRSDYSARANGTPIVKKRYSYHARISALAAFWVICELGGTDRDALAAFAAIAKHHGALPNFASYTFDRVVKNERDGQNQGRWATEQVEHIEAETAVAADTLLRRATEDIAPESITWTDFANAMRSGTILDDLGEAVSTMTGIYPEHSSEKLPSELYDRTLRYWSALTLADKTSAAGLNDDRLAREPLPVRKLDEYVKTLSADDELQRELNVWRERGCKEARGRAVTHLIDGNADVGTLTLPTGLGKTFTGISVAFDVRDERAARQQLDEKPTVVYALPFTSIIEQTRNHFENDDIWGADPAGNALTVHHYLSDTINRKDTEEMSEDSNANGEPEQDSRTHPEAMLGESWRAGTILTTFVQLFESLAGPSNSQGMKLPSLKNAVVILDEPQALPKQWWAVVPRLVRLLTDEFDATVIPMTATQPRLFSDTDDLQTVKLIDDPDEYYEQARRVRYTIDESVWQFPNPAIESSLVSHDTAGRRIVETLIDSMKADESSSPRTSAMAVCNTIASSRALTESIENAAKQSLFETVHIGSEYESVLCNAETNSSTRLDTDDAVKSVMKKLGFKPETTNEREDDDDVVWEWPDEEMPFFLGTFNSRYRPRDRSVLIKVADNLTTAGVPFAFVSTQAIEAGVDISFAHVFRDIAPLDSIVQAAGRCNRSFEWGESNGHVTVWFLADPDEPAAGPNQAPVSYVYNDVPEHVDIICRILCQTLPERTDVDETVLTRNAVPEYFDAVTPDKVGSDVLVEAVEHFEARELASHSLIDDEYETVDLLVAVSEADDARIQAIMDAFDVGNEPRAYRLLHNASDIRVSVPAQKADEALRFLSRVDLRQRGVQEGTSVLAYRLNSSQGSYDLDAGGFVADEDDALAGRFTL; from the coding sequence ATGAATCTCAACGACATCATTTCTCGTCCGGGTGAACAGTTAGATGACCATCTCGACGCCGTTGCAAACCGAATCATTGATCTCGGCGATTTTGAAACTGCCAATTCCCCAAGTGAGGCAGATATCGCACAGTGTCTCGGTTGGCTTCACGACTTTGGCAAAGTCACTCCGGGGTTTCAAGGACATGTACGGTCGGACTATTCTGCCCGTGCGAATGGGACACCCATAGTGAAAAAGCGGTATAGCTATCATGCCCGTATCAGCGCGCTTGCGGCGTTTTGGGTGATTTGTGAACTTGGCGGGACGGATCGGGACGCTCTCGCAGCATTCGCCGCCATTGCAAAACACCACGGTGCGTTACCGAATTTCGCCAGCTACACGTTTGATCGTGTCGTAAAAAACGAGCGCGACGGCCAAAATCAAGGAAGATGGGCGACCGAGCAAGTCGAACATATCGAAGCAGAGACGGCAGTGGCGGCTGATACGTTGCTTCGACGTGCTACTGAAGATATCGCTCCCGAATCGATAACGTGGACTGATTTCGCTAACGCAATGCGGAGTGGAACCATACTCGACGACCTTGGTGAGGCAGTGTCAACGATGACCGGGATTTATCCCGAGCACTCCTCCGAAAAATTGCCTTCGGAGTTGTACGACCGCACTCTTCGATATTGGAGTGCGCTAACACTCGCCGATAAGACATCTGCAGCAGGGTTGAACGACGATCGTTTAGCTCGTGAGCCGCTCCCAGTAAGAAAGCTTGACGAATACGTTAAGACGCTCTCAGCTGACGATGAATTGCAACGCGAACTCAATGTGTGGCGTGAAAGAGGATGCAAAGAGGCTCGTGGGCGTGCAGTCACCCATCTCATCGACGGTAATGCCGATGTAGGGACGCTGACTCTACCGACTGGACTGGGAAAAACGTTTACTGGCATCTCCGTTGCGTTCGACGTTCGAGATGAGCGTGCGGCACGACAGCAGTTAGACGAGAAACCGACTGTTGTGTACGCACTCCCGTTTACTTCGATTATCGAGCAGACCCGGAATCACTTCGAAAACGACGACATCTGGGGTGCAGATCCTGCTGGAAATGCGTTAACCGTCCATCACTATCTGTCTGACACGATTAACCGGAAAGATACGGAAGAGATGAGTGAAGACTCGAACGCCAATGGTGAACCGGAACAGGACAGCCGAACACACCCAGAAGCGATGCTCGGCGAAAGTTGGCGTGCAGGAACGATACTGACGACGTTCGTTCAGTTGTTCGAGAGCCTTGCTGGTCCCTCGAACAGTCAGGGAATGAAGCTCCCGAGTTTGAAGAATGCGGTCGTCATTCTTGACGAACCACAGGCACTGCCAAAACAGTGGTGGGCGGTTGTTCCGCGATTGGTCCGCTTGCTCACCGATGAGTTCGACGCAACAGTTATCCCGATGACGGCGACCCAGCCACGTCTATTCAGCGATACCGATGATCTTCAAACAGTCAAACTCATCGACGACCCGGACGAGTATTATGAGCAGGCACGCCGGGTTCGATACACGATTGATGAGTCGGTATGGCAGTTCCCCAATCCAGCAATCGAATCATCGCTTGTTTCACACGATACCGCAGGTAGACGCATCGTTGAGACGCTCATTGACTCAATGAAAGCCGATGAATCATCTTCTCCCCGAACATCGGCAATGGCCGTTTGTAACACCATTGCTAGTTCTCGTGCATTGACTGAGTCTATCGAAAACGCTGCGAAACAGTCTCTCTTCGAGACAGTACACATCGGTAGTGAGTACGAATCAGTGCTCTGTAACGCTGAAACCAATTCCAGTACTCGTCTCGACACCGACGACGCTGTCAAGAGTGTCATGAAGAAACTCGGCTTTAAGCCTGAAACCACGAATGAACGTGAGGACGATGACGACGTCGTGTGGGAGTGGCCTGATGAAGAGATGCCATTCTTTCTTGGAACGTTCAACTCTAGATATCGACCCAGAGACCGCAGTGTATTGATCAAAGTCGCAGATAACCTGACGACAGCGGGAGTGCCATTTGCGTTCGTTTCTACTCAGGCGATTGAGGCAGGTGTCGATATCAGTTTTGCGCACGTGTTCCGGGATATTGCGCCACTCGACAGTATTGTGCAGGCCGCTGGCCGATGCAACCGGTCGTTCGAGTGGGGAGAAAGCAACGGTCACGTTACGGTGTGGTTCCTTGCCGACCCTGATGAACCAGCAGCAGGGCCGAATCAAGCTCCTGTCTCGTATGTTTACAACGACGTACCCGAGCACGTGGATATCATCTGTCGAATACTCTGTCAAACGCTCCCCGAACGGACTGACGTCGACGAAACAGTTCTAACGAGGAATGCAGTTCCAGAGTACTTCGACGCTGTTACCCCGGATAAAGTCGGGAGCGATGTACTCGTAGAGGCTGTCGAACACTTCGAGGCGAGAGAGCTAGCCAGTCACTCGCTCATCGACGATGAGTACGAGACAGTTGACCTTCTCGTCGCGGTAAGCGAAGCGGATGATGCTCGTATCCAAGCGATTATGGATGCTTTCGATGTCGGCAATGAACCCAGAGCTTATCGTCTACTCCACAATGCCTCGGATATTCGCGTGTCCGTTCCTGCACAGAAAGCTGACGAAGCGCTTCGTTTCTTGAGTCGAGTTGATCTCCGGCAACGTGGGGTGCAGGAAGGAACGAGCGTTCTTGCCTATCGACTGAACAGTAGTCAAGGATCGTACGACCTCGATGCTGGTGGATTCGTGGCTGATGAAGATGACGCACTGGCTGGGAGGTTTACATTATGA